The DNA window CTTATAATCTCTCTACGATACTTCAAGGTCTCCCCGGTGATGTTACAGTGTTTACATTGAAGGTGGACATTCTTTTCATCAAAGAGAGTGGCACTGTGCCTTCGGTCAATAAAATGTCCTGCGTCAGCTTCATTGCGCCTCACTAACTTTGTGCAGGTAATACAGTTCCCAAAATCTACAGTCCCCCGAGTTCTGAGGCAATCCCTCATACGAACATATTGACTGAATATATCCCAGACTTCTTTCTTGAGCTTTGCTATGCTCTTTCTTTTAGCCAGCTTTTGTATTGTGGTCATTGCTTACCTCTATAAACTTTAACTTTACCTCATCCCTAATTGCTTTATCGCTTGCCCAATTTGCATCACGCATTGCCATGCCCTTCTTAAAAAGACGGTCAGTTAATGGCAATTCCACCAGCAAGTCCCCAATTAGTTTGTTGCGTGAACATATAATCCTGCTCATTATCTCGTTCTGCTCTAATAGTTCTTGTTCTTTCATTCCATCATCCTCAATAAAGTGTCTTTACAATCTTGAAGCTGGGCTTGGGCAAATTCTTTCAATTTGTCGTTGAGCGTTATAACTTTAGGTGTAACAATCTTCTCACACCACTTTTGTATCTCCTCATCACTTATCACCCCCAGCTTCTCTATTTCCTCTCGAAAGAGAGAGACCTTTCTTAATGCCTTTGCTCCCTCTTGTAGTGCCATCTGTCCATCAAGGTTATCGGCCAAGCCGCCTGCTTTCCTATCCTCATAGATAGCCTCTAACAAACTCGCATAGAATACTAGTGTCTCATTCTCTCTTAACATTGTGCCTCTCCTTTACTTCTTGCTTTTGTTTTGAATCTTGCTTTAGCCTTTTCCTTGAAGGCTTGCCACTCTTTGCAATAATCCTCTGTATTAGGGATATTTACAGTAGTATTTCTTTCTATCCACTCCACCACTTCCCTTATCCCAGCCTTCCTAGCTTCTATTATCTCTAGCTCCCTAGCCTTCCAAGTGATTTCGGCTTGGGCTTTGGCAATAAAAGATTCCAATGATGGAGCGTTTCCTTTAGGGTCAATACATTCAGGGGCT is part of the Candidatus Zixiibacteriota bacterium genome and encodes:
- a CDS encoding recombination protein NinG, coding for MTTIQKLAKRKSIAKLKKEVWDIFSQYVRMRDCLRTRGTVDFGNCITCTKLVRRNEADAGHFIDRRHSATLFDEKNVHLQCKHCNITGETLKYRREIIRLYGEGADVELEDKATEIKKFTTSELEDLKQLYKEKIKEMEG